In one Fusarium falciforme chromosome 5, complete sequence genomic region, the following are encoded:
- a CDS encoding DAO domain-containing protein, whose translation MGSNATDRAPVANPTSSFWNSEPKKLDDYRSTPELPAKADVVIIGSGLSGVATAYFLLKDNPNPPSIVLLEARKICSGATGRNGGHVKPDTFSDIPKFTKLFGEAATAELAAFEASHVYAVKDLVESEKLDCDFHLTRALDVFLDSAHAEEVEATYKGLPRNTGVNLTDVAFTGREDAERVSGVKNAKCCISYTAAHLWPSKLVHQILEKLVKSGLNIQAHTPVTSVSSTRDSGGLWSVYTARGTIKAPKLVHTTNAYTSQILPEYTRAITPVRGICSHLKSPKGKKTPHLVNTYGIRFDKANNDYLIPRADGSIIVGGARQAFWHKKRRWFDNVRDDELVNEAVPYFDNYMQRTFRGWENSDMKTNRVWTGILGYSSDFMPHVGQVPEKPGQFIMAGFTGYGMPKILLSSKGLAAMVRDGATFEETGLPRIFKTTKQRNEAKSSPLEESLAPFWAEKSKL comes from the exons ATGGGCTCCAACGCAACTGATCGTGCGCCAGTCGCGAATCCCACATCTTCCTTCTGGAATTCTGAACCCAAGAAGCTCGATGACTATCGAAGCACACCCGAGCTGCCCGCCAAGGCCGACGTCGTGATTATTGGGTCTGGTCTTTCCGGTGTCGCTACTGCATACTTTCTCCTCAAGGACAACCCCAACCCTCCCTCGATTGTGCTGCTAGAGGCGAGAAAGATATGCTCTGGTGCCACTGGGCGCAATGGCGGGCATGTCAAGCCTGACACGTTCTCGGACATTCCCAAATTCACCAAGCTTTTTGGCGAGGCGGCGACAGCGGAACTTGCTGCATTTGAGGCGTCACACGTCTATGCCGTCAAAGACCTTGTGGAGAGTGAGAAGCTGGATTGCGATTTTCATCTGACGAGGGCTTTAGACGTCTTTCTTGATTCAGCGCAtgccgaggaggttgaggcaACTTACAAGGGTCTCCCTCGAAATACGGGCGTCAATCTTACCGATGTCGCCTTCACTGGCCGAGAGGATGCTGAAAGA GTTTCGGGGGTCAAGAATGCCAAGTGCTGCATATCGTACACGGCGGCTCATTTGTGGCCTTCCAAGCTGGTGCATCAAATACTTGAAAAGCTGGTTAAGAGCGGGCTGAACATCCAAGCCCACACGCCAGTTACGTCAGTGTCATCTACCCGAGACTCGGGTGGCCTTTGGTCTGTCTACACGGCCCGCGGAACCATCAAGGCACCAAAGTTGGTTCACACAACAAATGCATACACATCGCAGATCCTCCCCGAGTATACGCGGGCCATCACCCCTGTTAGAGGTATCTGTAGTCATCTCAAGAGTCCCAAAGGCAAGAAAACACCTCACCTTGTCAACACGTACGGCATCAGATTCGACAAGGCGAACAATGACTATCTCATCCCCCGGGCGGATGGAAGCATCATTGTGGGCGGAGCGCGGCAGGCGTTCTGGCATAAGAAGCGCCGATGGTTCGACAATGTGCGTGATGACGAGCTGGTGAACGAAGCGGTCCCTTATTTCGACAACTACATGCAGCGAACCTTCCGCGGGTGGGAGAATAGCGATATGAAGACCAACAGGGTTTGGACTGGGA TCCTTGGCTATAGCTCAGACTTTATGCCTCACGTTGGCCAAGTCCCGGAAAAGCCTGGACAGTTCATCATGGCAGGGTTTACAGGTTACGGTATGCCCAAGATCCTTCTTTCCAGCAAGGGCTTGGCCGCTATGGTGCGCGATGGTGCTACCTTTGAGGAGACAGGTTTGCCTAGAATCTTCAAAACGACCAAGCAGAGAAACGAAGCCAAGTCAAGCCCGCTGGAAGAATCTCTGGCGCCTTTCTGGGCCGAGAAGTCGAAGTTGTGA
- a CDS encoding Helo-like-N domain-containing protein — MDGVSAVAGALAIIDLSIKSAKGIRDFLSTFNDAPQTVAQLAQDVEILSTFLERLSQCPLDISSPKTVASLKLHLDTCANTLSDFDALLKSLHPVLTSRADRLRMRLRAVRKDKNIEKAQDRIRAFGTQINLYLTLLQAEATARTSSINASTAETTESIIQQILAKMERIQDPLDKKGTENGNPTATGELAGNRRQDISGVAEPEAMEACSKLEESVSRLSRLVDNNGSTLDAEDAVQIINDLERLIQSARDKVCKDQSTLSLPLELPSLPDELRMIGGMIYSAPVIAINPNSEFPHSCAPSHSHPFKTILTSVPKRVGIKQKRLREEIGIDCGVLTITTNKRKRLVHEKTSEGPLDKEQSHGDVVAGLSFRPTNHALTIHISVTQGQLFDQCVQSIPRISINPIIPRGSPVFDIVRQGRIHEFRAMLAEGETNVRVQDERGTGLLHESLRQQVTSCITTTNIIITQQLDRNDTLRLLLQHGADPLLDANENLSPLVEACAEADASALRFYTHYGAPFLSGAVNEVDEMGRTMLHRVCGSWPRGHCNCDALAALIDAGANIQGRVTNNYMALMKGFTCLHTLVYFAWNPSTSDELESLVYLIQRGVSVYAVDDNHRSVSMTAYIQNEFECEGEWTPVGGYRGDLWDAALVTCGYRLSEFRRLYPRLPRYDSRYKRSDFEKLWEGIEHLCPYWDDRRWPDTGTHRSCSMDADDEGSGSSHWDGCEPSYLEASDIHEPQSGRITGLLEEETSHDGIVEDETSETKRGAQETVSDSDFMVSAKLGLPIGLKFSLKVASLDLSIGLIDEPSAKGVAQYSGSIEGDSKGSSNAFKETGGRKGIAT; from the exons ATGGACGGCGTCAGTGCCGTCGCCGGTGCGCTCGCCATCATTGATTTGAGCATCAAGTCAGCGAAAGGCATTCGAGACTTCCTATCAACCTTTAATGACGCGCCTCAGACTGTTGCTCAGCTCGCCCAAGATGTCGAGATACTATCCACGTTCCTCGAGCGGCTGTCACAATGTCCCTTGGACATTTCTTCGCCCAAGACCGTCGCATCGCTGAAATTACACCTGGATACCTGCGCAAATACGCTATCCGACTTCGATGCTCTTCTGAAGAGTCTACATCCTGTCTTAACGAGCCGAGCCGACCGACTACGTATGAGACTTCGCGCTGTGCGGAAGGACAAGAATATTGAGAAGGCCCAGGACCGAATTCGAGCCTTCGGGACCCAAATCAACTTGTATCTCACGCTGCTTCAGGCTGAAGCCACCGCCAGGACCTCTTCAATCAATGCGAGCACGGCTGAGACAACTGAAAGCATCATTCAGCAGAtcttggccaagatggaaAGAATCCAAGATCCCCTAGACAAAAAAGGCACAGAGAATGGCAACCCAACAGCGACAGGGGAGCTTGCCGGAAATAGGCGCCAAGATATCTCGGGCGTTGCCGAGCCGGAAGCCATGGAGGCGTGCTCCAAGCTGGAGGAGAGTGTCTCTCGCTTATCTCGCCTGGTCGACAACAACGGGTCGACGCTGGACGCGGAGGATGCGGTGCAGATCATTAATGACCTGGAGCGACTGATTCAATCGGCAAGAGACAAAGTCTGCAAGGACCAGAGCACGCTTTCGCTGCCTCTGGAACTACCAAGCCTTCCAGACGAACTGCGAATGATCGGGGGGATGATTTATAGCGCTCCAGTGATAGCCATCAACCCTAACAGTGAGTTCCCCCATTCGTGTGCTCCGAGCCACAGTCATCCCTTTAA GACCATCCTCACGAGTGTGCCCAAACGCGTAGGCATCAAGCAGAAGCGGCTTAGAGAGGAGATAGGTATTGACTGTGGAGTTCTTACCATCACCACAAACAAGAGGAAACGACTTGTACACGAAAAGACCTCTGAGGGCCCCCTAGACAAGGAACAATCTCACGGGGATGTTGTGGCTGGCCTTTCGTTCCGGCCAACGAATCATGCGCTAACTATCCACATTTCCGTCACACAAGGCCAGCTCTTCGATCAATGCGTCCAGAGCATCCCAAGAATTTCTATCAACCCCATCATTCCGCGTGGCTCACCAGTTTTTGATATCGTGAGACAAGGCCGAATCCACGAGTTCCGGGCCATGCTTGCAGAGGGCGAGACTAATGTGAGAGTTCAGGACGAGAGAGGAACAGGCCTGCTTCATGAAAGTCTCCGCCAGCAAGTCACTTCATGCATTACAACTActaacatcatcatca CACAACAGTTGGATCGGAATGACACTCTGAGACTACTGCTGCAGCACGGAGCAGATCCACTTTTAGATGCAAACGAGAACCTCAGTCCATTGGTGGAAGCCTGCGCCGAAGCGGATGCT TCcgctttaagattttatacGCATTATGGCGCTCCATTTCTCTCAGGTGCAGTTAACGAAGTCGACGAAATGGGACGAACGATGCTACATCGAGTGTGTGGCTCATGGCCACGGGGACATTGTAATTGCGATGCCCTGGCTGCCCTCATCGACGCTGGGGCGAACATTCAAGGCCGTGTGACCAACAACTACATGGCCTTAATGAAGGGCTTCACTTGCCTCCACACTCTCGTTTACTTTGCATGGAACCCTTCGACGAGTGACGAGCTGGAAAGCTTGGTCTATTTAATCCAGCGAGGGGTTTCAGTCTACGCAGTCGACGACAATCATCGATCGGTATCCATGACAGCATATATCCAAAACGAGTTTGAATGTGAGGGCGAATGGACCCCAGTTGGTGGATATAGGGGTGATCTATGGGATGCTGCCCTCGTAACCTGCGGATACAGGCTATCGGAATTCCGCAGGCTTTATCCCAGGTTACCAAGATACGACTCAAGGTACAAGAGGTCCGATTTTGAAAAGCTCTGGGAGGGTATTGAGCACCTCTGTCCTTACTGGGACGATCGCAGATGGCCAGATACTGGGACTCACAGGAGTTGCTCTATGGAcgcagatgatgaaggcTCAGGTTCGAGTCATTGGGATGGTTGCGAGCCATCGTATCTCGAAGCCAGTGACATTCATGAACCCCAGTCAGGTCGGATCACTGGATTGCTTGAAGAAGAGACTAGCCATGATGGCATAGTTGAAGACGAGACCAGTGAGACCAAGAGAGGTGCTCAAGAAACCGTCAGCGACA GCGACTTCATGGTCTCGGCCAAACTGGGTCTCCCTATTGGTCTCAAGTTCAGCCTCAAGGTGGCCTCACTGGACCTTTCTATCGGTTTGATTGATGAGCCTTCCGCCAAGGGTGTGGCTCAGTATTCTGGTTCCATCGAGGGCGACAGCAAGGGCTCCTCTAATGCTTTCAAGGAGACAGGTGGACGCAAGGGTATTGCAACGTAG